From one Amycolatopsis sp. FDAARGOS 1241 genomic stretch:
- a CDS encoding NAD(P)-dependent oxidoreductase, whose amino-acid sequence MKILVVGGSGLLGYHVLAELRLRGHETTTVARTRREGVDRVVDVATAAEDELRELLAGHDGVVFAGGTDDRRIDKGPVGPRLHAGNVAPVVALLKTARAAGCTRAAVLASYYTYFDRVHPEWGLAAKHPYVRSRLEQARVARETAGPDLPVAFIEVPYVFGVAPGRVPEWSRPVVKWVRSSAPLFAPPGGSAATSARGVGIATVDALEDASGADIPVVEENLRWADMLSRMAGAAGKPRAVRTLPAGVVRAAFRVGGRVNGLTGKEPGLTIEHLGGLFLRELFVDPLAPRSVDEAIRETAKA is encoded by the coding sequence ATGAAAATCCTGGTGGTGGGTGGAAGCGGCTTGCTGGGGTACCACGTGCTGGCGGAGCTGCGGCTGCGCGGGCACGAGACGACCACGGTGGCTCGCACGCGCCGCGAAGGCGTCGACCGGGTCGTCGACGTCGCGACGGCCGCGGAAGACGAGTTGCGGGAACTGCTCGCCGGACACGACGGCGTGGTGTTCGCGGGCGGTACCGACGACCGGCGGATCGACAAGGGACCCGTCGGCCCGCGGTTGCACGCCGGCAACGTCGCGCCGGTGGTGGCGTTGCTGAAGACGGCGCGCGCGGCCGGGTGCACGCGGGCGGCGGTGCTCGCGTCCTACTACACGTACTTCGACCGGGTGCATCCCGAGTGGGGCCTGGCGGCGAAGCACCCGTACGTGCGGAGCCGGCTCGAACAGGCGCGCGTCGCGCGTGAGACGGCGGGACCGGACCTCCCGGTGGCGTTCATCGAGGTGCCCTACGTGTTCGGCGTCGCACCCGGGCGGGTGCCGGAGTGGTCGCGGCCGGTGGTGAAGTGGGTGCGGTCGTCGGCGCCGTTGTTCGCACCGCCGGGTGGCAGCGCGGCGACGAGCGCGCGCGGCGTCGGCATCGCGACGGTCGACGCGCTCGAAGACGCGTCGGGTGCCGACATCCCGGTCGTCGAGGAAAACCTGCGCTGGGCCGACATGCTCAGCCGTATGGCCGGCGCCGCGGGCAAACCGCGCGCGGTGCGCACGCTGCCCGCCGGGGTCGTCCGTGCGGCCTTCCGCGTCGGCGGCCGCGTGAACGGACTCACCGGCAAGGAACCCGGCCTCACCATCGAACACCTCGGCGGCCTGTTCCTGCGGGAGCTGTTCGTCGACCCACTGGCACCCCGCTCCGTCGACGAAGCCATCCGCGAGACGGCGAAAGCCTGA